A stretch of Endozoicomonas sp. SCSIO W0465 DNA encodes these proteins:
- a CDS encoding transposase, whose product MSEKRGREAMDTMGILLTFAGVLVHDHWKSYFAYAATHVLCNAHHLRELLGVVDRDSNQLALRLMKLLRLSWHYCKGFKTIGMLQMPSVVCERIEKIYDRLLQRALMKEVVYMEKQREELKRKKVKNTKAYNLFKRLTEFKAETLRFMSDFTIPFDNNGSERDVRMAKLKQKISGCFRSADGGFMFARIRSYLSSARKQGMDIYQSLHRAVRNYCNMPLLSAE is encoded by the coding sequence TTGTCTGAAAAGCGAGGTCGTGAGGCCATGGACACGATGGGCATACTGCTAACATTTGCAGGCGTTCTGGTTCATGATCATTGGAAATCCTATTTTGCATATGCGGCAACTCACGTACTTTGCAATGCCCATCACCTGAGGGAGCTTTTGGGTGTTGTTGATAGGGACAGCAATCAACTGGCGTTGCGATTGATGAAGCTACTGAGGCTTTCCTGGCATTACTGCAAGGGCTTTAAGACCATAGGTATGCTACAGATGCCAAGTGTTGTCTGTGAACGAATCGAGAAGATTTATGACCGGTTGCTTCAGCGGGCTCTAATGAAAGAAGTCGTCTATATGGAGAAGCAACGAGAGGAGCTTAAGCGCAAGAAAGTCAAGAATACTAAAGCTTACAATCTCTTCAAACGACTCACTGAGTTCAAGGCTGAGACACTGCGCTTCATGTCAGATTTTACCATTCCCTTCGATAACAATGGCAGTGAGCGGGATGTTCGAATGGCCAAGTTAAAGCAGAAAATCTCAGGCTGCTTCAGGAGTGCAGACGGTGGTTTTATGTTTGCACGGATTCGCAGCTATTTGTCGTCTGCCAGAAAACAGGGAATGGACATATATCAATCACTTCATAGAGCTGTTCGGAATTACTGTAATATGCCTTTGCTCAGTGCTGAATAG
- a CDS encoding IS66 family transposase, producing MIPELPATMSAEILLKENAELRMRVACLEERCRELEEKVGKNSQNSSKPPSSDGYQKPCKNSNSPDHSDDLSADKGTDPSDEKPNPKSLRQSSGNKAGGKKGHQGTCLKQVDIPDYIEYLPVKECNKCQASLLDSEPVKYIERQVFEPGRPGEFEVTAHRAEVKICTCGCRNQAEFPEGVTAAAQYGSATQAMAVYLNQYHFLPFKRVSEYFNTLYKMSVSAGTVANFVARTYENLASTEEVIRDALRESSVAGADETGMRAEGSLHWLHVMRDEQWTLYYLSEKRGREAMDTMGILLTFAGVLVHDHWKSYFAYAATHVLCNAHHLRELLGVVDRDSNQLALRLMKLLRLSWHYCKGFKTIGMLQMPSVVCERIEKIYDRLLQRALMKEVVYMEKQREELKRKKVKNTKAYNLFKRLTEFKAETLRFMSDFTIPFDNNGSERDVRMAKLKQKISGCFRSADGGSMFARIRSYLSSARKQGMDIYQSLHRAVRNYCNMPLPQC from the coding sequence ATGATTCCAGAACTACCCGCAACTATGTCGGCTGAGATTCTCTTGAAAGAGAATGCAGAGCTGCGGATGAGAGTTGCCTGTCTGGAAGAGCGATGTCGAGAATTGGAAGAAAAGGTTGGCAAGAACAGTCAAAACAGCAGCAAGCCGCCATCGTCTGATGGTTATCAAAAACCTTGTAAAAACAGTAATTCTCCAGATCATTCTGACGACCTTTCCGCAGATAAAGGTACCGATCCATCGGATGAAAAACCCAATCCTAAAAGTCTGAGACAGTCTTCTGGTAATAAAGCCGGTGGAAAGAAAGGGCATCAGGGCACTTGTCTTAAACAGGTCGATATCCCTGACTATATTGAGTACCTTCCGGTTAAAGAATGCAATAAATGTCAGGCGTCTCTTCTTGATAGTGAGCCGGTCAAATATATTGAACGACAGGTGTTTGAACCAGGGAGACCGGGTGAATTTGAAGTAACGGCCCATAGAGCTGAAGTAAAAATCTGCACTTGTGGTTGTCGGAATCAGGCTGAATTCCCGGAAGGTGTTACCGCTGCCGCACAATATGGCTCAGCCACACAGGCTATGGCCGTCTATCTTAACCAATACCATTTCCTGCCTTTTAAGCGCGTGTCAGAGTATTTTAATACTCTCTATAAAATGAGTGTAAGTGCAGGCACTGTCGCCAATTTTGTGGCCAGAACCTATGAAAATCTGGCTTCTACTGAAGAGGTTATTCGTGACGCCTTGCGGGAATCGTCTGTTGCCGGAGCCGATGAAACGGGTATGCGGGCCGAGGGCTCTTTGCACTGGCTACACGTTATGCGGGATGAACAATGGACGCTCTACTACTTGTCTGAAAAGCGAGGTCGTGAGGCCATGGACACGATGGGCATACTGCTAACATTTGCAGGCGTTCTGGTTCATGATCATTGGAAATCCTATTTTGCATATGCGGCAACTCACGTACTTTGCAATGCCCATCACCTGAGGGAGCTTTTGGGTGTTGTTGATAGGGACAGCAATCAACTGGCGTTGCGATTGATGAAGCTACTGAGGCTTTCCTGGCATTACTGCAAGGGCTTTAAGACCATAGGTATGCTACAGATGCCAAGTGTTGTCTGTGAACGAATCGAGAAGATTTATGACCGGTTGCTTCAGCGGGCTCTAATGAAAGAAGTCGTCTATATGGAGAAGCAACGAGAGGAGCTTAAGCGCAAGAAAGTCAAGAATACTAAAGCTTACAATCTCTTCAAACGACTCACTGAGTTCAAGGCTGAGACACTGCGCTTCATGTCAGATTTTACCATTCCCTTCGATAACAATGGCAGTGAGCGGGATGTTCGAATGGCCAAGTTAAAGCAGAAAATCTCAGGCTGCTTCAGGAGTGCAGACGGTGGTTCTATGTTTGCACGGATTCGCAGCTATTTGTCGTCTGCCAGAAAACAGGGAATGGACATATATCAATCACTTCATAGAGCTGTTCGGAATTACTGTAATATGCCTTTGCCTCAGTGCTGA
- a CDS encoding DUF6444 domain-containing protein: MIPELPATMSAEILLKENAELRMRVACLEERCRELEEKVGKNSQNSSKPPSSDGYQKPCKNSNSPDHSDDLSADVTIQH; this comes from the coding sequence ATGATTCCAGAACTACCCGCAACTATGTCGGCTGAGATTCTCTTGAAAGAGAATGCAGAGCTGCGGATGAGAGTTGCCTGTCTGGAAGAGCGATGTCGAGAATTGGAAGAAAAGGTTGGCAAGAACAGTCAAAACAGCAGCAAGCCGCCATCGTCTGATGGTTATCAAAAACCTTGTAAAAACAGTAATTCTCCAGATCATTCTGACGACCTTTCCGCAGATGTAACTATTCAGCACTGA
- a CDS encoding transposase, translating to MFEPGRPGEFEVTAHRAEVKICTCGCRNQAEFPEGVTAAAQYGSATQAMAVYLNQYHFLPFKRVSEYFNTLYKMSVSAGTVANFVARTYENLASTEEVIRDALRESSVAGADETGMRAEGSLHWLHVMRDEQWTLYYLSGNCSAPPHKSGIF from the coding sequence GTGTTTGAACCAGGGAGACCGGGTGAATTTGAAGTAACGGCCCATAGAGCTGAAGTAAAAATCTGCACTTGTGGTTGTCGGAATCAGGCTGAATTCCCGGAAGGTGTTACCGCTGCCGCACAATATGGCTCAGCCACACAGGCTATGGCCGTCTATCTTAACCAATACCATTTCCTGCCTTTTAAGCGCGTGTCAGAGTATTTTAATACTCTCTATAAAATGAGTGTAAGTGCAGGCACTGTCGCCAATTTTGTGGCCAGAACCTATGAAAATCTGGCTTCTACTGAAGAGGTTATTCGTGACGCCTTGCGGGAATCGTCTGTTGCCGGAGCCGATGAAACGGGTATGCGGGCCGAGGGCTCTTTGCACTGGCTACACGTTATGCGGGATGAACAATGGACGCTCTACTACTTGTCTGGTAACTGTTCAGCACCCCCACATAAATCTGGAATTTTCTGA
- a CDS encoding DUF6444 domain-containing protein: protein MIPELPATMSAEILLKENAELRMRVACLEERCRELEEKVGKNSQNSSKPPSSDGYQKPCKNSNSPDHSDDLSQIKVPIHRMKNPILKV, encoded by the coding sequence ATGATTCCAGAACTACCCGCAACTATGTCGGCTGAGATTCTCTTGAAAGAGAATGCAGAGCTGCGGATGAGAGTTGCCTGTCTGGAAGAGCGATGTCGAGAATTGGAAGAAAAGGTTGGCAAGAACAGTCAAAACAGCAGCAAGCCGCCATCGTCTGATGGTTATCAAAAACCTTGTAAAAACAGTAATTCTCCAGATCATTCTGACGACCTTTCGCAGATAAAGGTACCGATCCATCGGATGAAAAACCCAATCCTAAAAGTCTGA